One Triticum dicoccoides isolate Atlit2015 ecotype Zavitan chromosome 5B, WEW_v2.0, whole genome shotgun sequence genomic window carries:
- the LOC119311843 gene encoding phytochrome C-like, translated as MSSSRSNNRPACSRGSSARSKHSERVVAQTPVDARLHAEFEGSQRHFDYSSSVSALNRSGASTSSAVSAYLQNMQRGRYIQPFGCLLAIHSESFALLAYSENAAEMLDLTPHAVPTIDQRDALAVGADVRTLFRSQSAVALHKAAVFGEVNLLNPILVHARTSGKPFYAILHRIDVGLVIDLEPVNPADVPVTAAGALKSYKLAAKAISRLQSLPSGNLSLLCDVLVREVSELTGYDRVMAYKFHEDEHGEVIAECRRSDLEPYLGLHYPATDIPQASRFLFMKNKVRMICDCAASPVKLIQDDNLSQPISLCGSTMRAPHGCHAQYMANMGSIASLVMSITINEDDDEDGDTGSDQQPKGRKLWGLVVCHHTSPRFVPFPLRYACEFLLQVFGIQLNKEVELASQAKERHILRTQTLLCDMLLRDAPVGIFTQSPNVMDLVKCDGAALCYQNQIMVLGSTPSEGEIKKIVAWLLECHDGSTGLSTDSLLEAGYPGASALGEVVCGMAAIKISSKGFIFWFRSHTAKEIKWGGAKQEPGDADDNGRRMHPRSSFRAFLEVVKWRSVPWEDVEMDAIHSLQLILRGSLQDEDATDNNAGSIVEAPSDDIKKIQGLLELRIVTNEMVRLIETATAPILAVDIVGNINGWNNKVAEITGLPTTEAIGMLLVDLVEGDSVEVVKQMLNSALQGTEEQNLEIKLKTFHQQESKGPVVLMVNACCSRDLSEKVVGVCLVAQDLTGHKMIMDKYTRIQGDYVAIVKNPNELIPPIFMINDLGSCLEWNEAMQKITGIKREDAIDKLLIGEVFTLHDYGCRVKDQATLTKLTILMNTVISGQEPEKLAFGFFNTDGKYMESLLTANKRTDAEGKITGALCFLHVASPELQHALQVQKMSEQAATHSFKELTYIRQELKNPLNGMQFTRKLLEPSDLTEEQRQLFASNVLCQEQLKKILHDNDLEGIEQCYMEMNAVEFNLEEALNTVLMQGMSLSKEKQISLDRDWPVEVSSMYLYGDNLRLQQVLADYLACTLQFTRPAEGPIVLQVIPKKEHIGSGMQIAHLEFRLVHPAPGVPEALIQEMFRHGPGVSREGLGLHISQKLVKTMSGTVQYLREAESSSFIVLVEFPVAQLNSKRSRPSTSKSNF; from the exons ATGTCGTCGTCGCGGTCCAACAACCGGCCGGCGTGCTCGCGGGGGAGCTCGGCGCGGTCCAAGCACAGCGAGCGGGTGGTGGCGCAGACGCCCGTGGACGCGCGGCTGCACGCCGAGTTCGAGGGCTCGCAGCGCCACTTCGACTACTCCTCCTCGGTCAGCGCGCTCAACCGCTCCGGGGCCAGCACCAGCTCCGCCGTCTCCGCCTACCTCCAGAACATGCAGCGGGGCCGCTACATCCAGCCCTTCGGCTGCCTGCTCGCCATCCACTCGGAGTCCTTCGCGCTGCTCGCCTACAGCGAGAACGCCGCCGAGATGCTCGACCTCACGCCGCACGCCGTGCCCACCATCGACCAGCGCGACGCgctcgccgtcggcgccgacgtGCGCACGCTCTTCCGCTCCCAGAGCGCCGTCGCGCTGCACAAGGCCGCCGTCTTCGGGGAGGTCAACCTGCTCAACCCAATCCTCGTCCACGCCAGGACCTCCGGAAAGCCCTTCTACGCCATCCTGCACCGCATCGACGTCGGCCTCGTCATCGACCTCGAGCCGGTCAACCCCGCCGACGTGCCCGTCACCGCTGCCGGCGCGCTCAAGTCGTACAAGCTCGCCGCCAAGGCCATCTCCAGGCTGCAGTCCCTGCCCAGTGGCAACCTCTCCCTGCTCTGCGATGTGCTGGTCCGGGAGGTAAGCGAGCTCACTGGCTATGACAGGGTGATGGCATACAAGTTCCACGAGGATGAGCATGGTGAGGTCATTGCCGAGTGCAGGAGGTCGGATTTGGAGCCGTATCTTGGCCTGCACTACCCGGCAACTGACATCCCGCAAGCATCCAGGTTTCTGTTTATGAAGAACAAAGTGCGGATGATATGTGATTGTGCTGCCAGTCCTGTGAAGCTCATTCAGGATGACAACCTGTCACAGCCTATCAGCCTCTGTGGCTCGACCATGAGGGCACCCCATGGTTGCCATGCCCAGTACATGGCCAACATGGGCTCCATCGCGTCGCTGGTGATGTCGATCACTATAAACGAGGACGACGATGAGGATGGAGACACTGGCAGTGACCAGCAGCCGAAAGGCAGGAAGCTGTGGGGGCTGGTGGTTTGCCATCACACAAGCCCGAGGTTCGTCCCCTTCCCGCTCAGGTATGCTTGCGAATTCCTCTTGCAAGTGTTCGGCATACAGCTCAACAAGGAGGTGGAACTTGCTTCTCAGGCAAAGGAGAGGCACATCCTCCGCACGCAGACCCTTCTATGTGATATGCTCCTCCGGGATGCTCCTGTTGGGATATTTACCCAGTCCCCCAATGTAATGGATCTGGTGAAGTGCGATGGTGCAGCATTGTGTTACCAAAACCAGATTATGGTGCTGGGATCAACACCCTCTGAAGGAGAGATAAAGAAGATTGTCGCGTGGCTGCTGGAGTGCCATGATGGCTCTACTGGGCTAAGTACGGACAGCTTACTGGAAGCAGGCTATCCTGGTGCGTCTGCGCTCGGTGAGGTTGTCTGTGGCATGGCAGCTATAAAGATCTCTTCCAAAGGTTTTATCTTCTGGTTCCGGTCGCACACGGCAAAGGAGATCAAGTGGGGTGGAGCTAAGCAAGAACCAGGTGATGCAGATGACAATGGCAGGAGGATGCATCCACGATCTTCGTTCAGGGCCTTCTTGGAGGTAGTTAAATGGaggagtgttccttgggaggatgttGAAATGGACGCAATCCATTCTCTCCAGCTAATATTGCGTGGCTCCCTGCAAGATGAAGATGCTACCGACAACAACGCAGGGTCAATTGTTGAAGCTCCATCTGATGACATCAAGAAGATACAGGGGCTACTTGAATTGAGAATTGTGACAAATGAAATGGTGCGCCTAATTGAGACAGCAACTGCTCCTATATTGGCTGTCGACATTGTTGGTAACATAAACGGATGGAATAATAAAGTTGCAGAAATTACTGGGTTACCCACCACGGAAGCCATAGGGATGCTTCTGGTAGATCTCGTGGAGGGTGATTCTGTTGAAGTGGTTAAGCAAATGTTGAACTCAGCTCTGCAAG GAACCGAAGAGCAAAATTTGGAAATCAAGCTTAAAACATTCCATCAACAGGAAAGTAAGGGCCCTGTAGTCTTGATGGTTAACGCCTGTTGTAGTCGTGACCTTTCAGAAAAAGTTGTTGGGGTTTGTTTGGTAGCACAAGATTTGACggggcacaagatgataatggataAGTATACCCGGATACAAGGCGACTATGTTGCAATAGTAAAGAACCCCAATGAGCTCATACCCCCTATATTTATGATTAATGATCTTGGTTCTTGCTTAGAATGGAATGAAGCTATGCAAAAGATTACTGGTATAAAGAGGGAAGATGCAATAGATAAGTTGCTGATCGGGGAGGTTTTCACTCTTCATGATTATGGATGCAGGGTAAAAGATCAAGCTACTCTAACCAAACTTACCATACTGATGAACACGGTGATCTCTGgtcaagaacccgagaagcttgctttTGGTTTCTTCAACACAGATGGCAAGTACATGGAATCACTGCTGACAGCAAACAAGAGGACAGATGCTGAGGGTAAGATCACCGGTGCTCTTTGCTTTTTGCATGTGGCCAGCCCCGAGCTTCAGCATGCTCTTCAGGTGCAGAAAATGTCTGAACAAGCTGCTACACACAGCTTTAAGGAATTGACATATATTCGTCAAGAATTAAAGAACCCACTCAATGGCATGCAATTTACCCGTAAGTTGTTGGAACCATCTGACTTGACAGAGGAGCAGAGGCAACTTTTTGCATCAAATGTTCTCTGTCAAGAACAGTTGAAAAAGATTTTACATGACAATGATCTAGAAGGCATTGAACAGTG CTACATGGAGATGAACGCGGTGGAATTCAACCTTGAAGAAGCTCTGAATACGGTCCTAATGCAAGGCATGTCTCTGAGCAAAGAAAAACAAATTTCTCTTGATCGTGATTGGCCTGTAGAAGTATCATCAATGTACTTATATGGGGATAACTTAAGGCTTCAGCAAGTCCTAGCAGACTACTTGGCATGCACGCTTCAATTTACTCGGCCAGCTGAAGGGCCTATTGTACTCCAGGTCATTCCCAAGAAGGAACACATTGGTTCTGGCATGCAGATTGCTCATCTAGAATTCAG ACTTGTCCACCCAGCACCGGGCGTCCCAGAGGCACTGATACAGGAGATGTTCCGGCACGGCCCAGGGGTATCCCGAGAAGGCCTCGGCCTGCACATaagccagaagctggtgaagacgaTGAGCGGCACGGTACAGTACCTCCGAGAAGCGGAGAGCTCGTCGTTCATCGTTCTGGTAGAGTTCCCGGTGGCGCAGCTCAATAGCAAGAGGTCCAGGCCTTCGACGAGCAAGAGTAACTTCTGA